The Desulfovibrio piger DNA segment TGCAGGCCCGCTGCACCTGGCCGCCGCTGAGTTCATGCGGCAGACGGCCGGACAATGAAGGCGAAAGCCCTACGCGCTCCAGCAGCCTGTCCACTTCCCGACGCCGCTCCCGGCGGGAAAGGCGGCAGCCCGGCCCCAGGCCCTCGTCCACGGCCTCCGCCAGCGTAAAGCCCGGATCGACCGAGGTCACATAGTCCTGAAAGACCACGGAGAGCCTCCCGCCCCGGGCCCGCCATTGCCGCAAGGGCTGACCTTCCAGCAGCACGATACCACGGTCGGGCCGCTCCAGCCCCAGCAGCAGACGCGCCAGCGTACTCTTGCCGCTGCCGCTCTCGCCCACCAGGCCCGCCATCTTGCCCCGCTCCAGACAGAAATCCAGCCCCCGCAGCACGGGCCGGGAGCCCCCTCCATGGGGGACGGCGTAGGTCTTCCAGATATCTCGGACGGAGAGGAAGATATCGCTGCCGCTCATCACCTGTCTCCCAGAGCCTGCCGGAAGCCCCGCCATAGGGCCAGCCGGGTACGGACCAGATGCCGGGTGCAGGCATGGCCCGGCGCATCGAAAAGCTGTGCCGCCTGCCCGTACTCGACGCAGCGCCCCGCCTGCATGACCAGCACCTCGTCTGCCAGCTGCTGTACGGCGCCAAGATCGTGCGAGACGAAGATCAGGGATGCCTCACGGGCCATGTCGGCCAGACAGCGCAGCACCTGCTGCTGATGGCAGGCATCCAGAGCGGTGGTAGGCTCATCGGCCACCACCAGCGCGGGCCGCAGGGCCAGCGTCAGGGCGATCATGCAGCGTTGCAGCATGCCGCCGGACAACTGGTGCGGGTAGCTGCCCAGGACGGTCTCCGGCAGGTCCACCCGCTGCAGGGCCTCGCAAACAGCCTCCCGGGCCCGGGCAGCGGACATCCGCCCCCTGTCCCGCAAGGCCCCCTCCAGCTGCTTTCCCAAAGGCCTGAGAGGATCGAAGGCCGTCATGGCCTGCTGCAGGATGACGGCCATGCCCGTGCCGCGCAGCTCCCGCCAGCCTGCGGGATCGAGACGGCCCAAATCGCGGCCGTCGAAATGCAATTGCCCGCTCCGGACCAGCCCGGACGGCAGCAGGCCCAGCAGGGCCCGGCAGAGCAGGCTCTTGCCGCTGCCGCTCTCGCCCACGATGCCCAGACAGTGCCCGCGTTGCAGCGAAAAACTCACGTCCTGCACCAGCGGCCTGCCGGACAGGCCCTCCGTGACGGAGACATGCCGTAGTTCCAGCAGCGGCACGGGATGTCCATGATTCACAGCACAGGCTCCTTGTGCATGGCGTGCCTGGGGTCCAGGGCATCACGCAGGCTGTCGCCCAGATAGTTGCAGGCCGCCACCACCAGCAGGATGGCCAGCCCGGGCGGCAGCATCTGCCAGGGGTACAGGACCATCACCTCGCGCGCCTCGCCCAGCATCATGCCCCATTCCGGTGTGGGCGGCTGCACGCCGAGCCCCAGAAAGGACAGGGCCGAGACCATCAGTATCACCGCGCCGGTATCCAGCGTGGCCAGGACGCTGATCTCCCCGGCAGCGCAGGGCAGCAGATGACGCCTCATGATGTGGCCCGTGCCGTAGCCCGCCACACGCGCAAAACGCACGAAGTCCCTGTCCGCATAACGGAGGGTGATGGTCCGCATCATGCGCGCGTACCACGGCCACTTGGCCACCACGCAGGCCAGCACCACGTTCTCCAGCCCCGGCCCCAGCATGCCCACGATGGCCAGCACCATGACCTCGCCGGGGAAGGAAAGCATCACGTCGCACAGCCGCATGAGGCAGGACTCCACCCGCCCGCGCACAAGGCCCGCCAGCATGCCCAGCAGGGCCCCCAGCGAGACCGTGGCCCCCATGGCCAGCAGCGAGACGCCCAGCGTGGCCCGGGCCCCGTAGAGCAGGCGGGAAAAGATGTCGCGCCCCAGCCTGTCCGTGCCCAGCCAGTGTTCGGGCCCGCAGGGGGCCAGCTTGCGGCTGCCGTCCACGGCCAGCGGATCCCAGGGCGTCAGCCACGGGGCCAGCAGGGCCGCCAGCAGCACGATGCCCAGGAACAGCAGGCAGGCCAGGCCAGCCCTGTCATGCAGCAATGCCCGTACGCACCTCATCGCAGCCCCCGTTCACGCAGACGCGGGTCCAGCAGGCCCGCACAAATGTCCATGCACAGGTTGCCGGCCACGAACAGCACGGCCATCAGCAGGACATAGGCCTGGATGACGGGAAGATCCCGGTTGAAGATGGCCGTGACGCACAGGCGTCCCAGACCGGGCCAGGCAAAAATGCACTCCACCACAAAGCTGCCTGCCACCAGCTTGGGCAGGCTCATGCCCAGGGCCGTGAGGCTGGCCTGCAGGGAATTACGGAGCACCATGTGCAGGATGGCCCCCCGGCTGCGGCCGCAGGCCCGGGCGTAGAGGACGAAGTCTTCCTGCGCGGTCTGCACCATGCTGTTGCGCAACAGCCGGGCATAGGCGGCCAGATAGGGCAAGGCCAGCGTCACGGCCGGGAGCACCAGCGAGGACGGCCCCTCAAGGCCGCCGGTGGGCAGCCAGTCCAGATGGACGGAGAACAGCCAGATCAGCAGCAGCCCCGCCCAGAAGGCCGGTACGGAGGTACCCAGGAAAAGCAGGGCCCGCAACAGACGGTCCACCACCCTGCCCTCATGGCGGACACAGACCAGGGCCACGGCCAGGCTGCACACCAGCATGATGGCCGCGGCCGTCCCCGCCAGCATCAGGGTGGGCGGCAGGGCCCGGGCCAGCTCCCCGGCCACGGGCCGCCCGTTCACATAGCTCATGCCCAGGTCGCCCCGAAGCACATCCGCGAGCCAGCGCAGGTAACGCTCCGGAAAGGGCCTGTCCAGCCCGAGCTGCGTGCGCACCTCGGCCAGCAGTTCCGGCGTGGGGGTCATGTCATTGACCCGGATGACCACTTCCGCCGGGTCCCCGGGGCTGAGCTGGATGAGGACGAACGACAGGAACGATATCCCCAGCAAGAGCGGCACGAGCCCCAGCAGGCGACGCAACAGGCAATGCTTCATGTCCATCCTTCATCTCCGTCCCGGTGCCTCCAGGCCATGCCTGCCGGACACCGGGACGCGGTGCATCAAAAATACATCTTCTCGAAGGGGATCTCGTACTGCGACACGCCGAACGAAACGCCCTTGAGCTCCCGCATGTGGACGGCCTTGGTGCGGGAATAGGTCAGCGGGATGTAGACGCCCTCATCATGTACATAACCGAGGATCTCCGCATACAGGGCCTTGCGGCGCTCCTCGTCCGTCTCGGTCATCAAACGGGTGATGGCCGCGTCCAGCCATTCCTTGCGCTCCAGACCCAGCTGGGCCTGATAGTCCCCGTGCGCCGGGATGCGCCACGAGGAAATATAGGACTGCGGGTCGTAAGGCGTGCCCCAGGACAGGGAATACTGCAATTCAAAGTCGCCGCTCTTCTGGCGATCCAGAAAGGCCTGCTTCTCCTCGCCCACGATCTTCATCTCCACCCCGATCTTTTTCAGGTCCGCCTGCATGTACTCGCCGATGCTGCGCTCCTGCGCATTCTGCGAATTGTAGTACAGGCGCACGCTGGCCCTCCGTCCGTCCTTGTAGCGCCAGCCGTCGGCCGCCATGAGCCAGCCCGCCCCGTCCAGCAGACGCGCAGCCTTTTCCGGGTCATGGCCGCGCGCCTCCAGCGGCAGGTCGCAATAGGCCACCGTGGAGGCCAGCAGGCTGGGGGCCACGGTCTCGGAACCGTTGAGGATGGTGGCGGCGATGCCTTCCCTGTCCACCGCATACTGCAGGGCCAGGCGAACGTCCCGCTCCCGGGTGAACGGCTGGTGGGCGTTGAGCAGTATGGCCCGCGAGGCGATGGGCTGGCTGATGGCCGCCGCATAGCGTCCCTCACGGCGGATGGCGTCGAAATTGTCCAGGTTGAGCATGTCGCCATCGGCCCCGAACACCAGATCCACGTCCCCCTTGTGCAGGGCCAGCAGGATGGCCTGGTGGTCGGGCATCACCTTCCAGCGCACGGCCTGCAAACGGGGCTTCTCTCCCCAGTAAGAGGGATTGGCCGTGAACAGGGCGTACTGGTTCTCCTTGTGTTCCTTCAGTATCCACGGGCCCGTGCCCACGAGGCCGCGCACGCCGTTGCGCGTCTGGCCGTCGATGAAGCAGGACGGCGAGATGAAACGGAAAGGCCGCAACAGCCCCAGCTCGATGAGAGTGGGATAATAGGGGTGCTTGAGTACCAGACGCCAGGTATGGCTGTCCACGACTTCGTGGCGTTCGATCTCGTTGATCATGTCCAGCCAGGCGTGGCGCAGGCGATTGGCGATGATGGCATCCATGTTCAGGCGGACGGCCTCGGCATCGAAGGGCGTCCCGTCGCTGAAGGTCACACCACGGCGCAGATGGAAGGTATAGACGCGGCCGTCGGGCGAGATCTCCCAGCTTTCGGCCAGCCAGGGCCGGACACCTTCCGCCGTGTTGATGACCAGGGGCTCGAAGACCATGCCCTGGGCTGCCATCTCGCCGCCGTACAGGTGCGGATTGATGTCCCGGATGTCCTTGGTGCTGGCATAGACCAGCTCCTCGCGCGGCGCACCGGCCTGTCCCTTCTCCTCTTCCCGGCAGCCGGCCAGCAGGCTCAGGCCGCAGAGCAGCAGCCAGCATACCAGCAGTTTGCCCATCCTCATTTTTTCCACAGGAACCTCCCCATAATAGTGGCATGTTTTTAGAAAGCGTGCTACCAGAAAATCGTAGCACGCTTTCTAAAAACATGCCACACATTTCAGAGGAGGACAGATGAAGAAAAACAAGCCGTATGGCGCAGCCGCCGTCTTGCTGGCCGGGGCCCTGTTGGGGGGCCTCATGACCGCGCCCGGAGCCCACGCCGTGGACTTTCGTGTCAAAGGCGTCTGGATCGCCATGCTCGAATACGGGGATGGCGGCAGCTTCGTCCGCAAGGACAGGGAAGGAAAAAACGTACAGGGCTGGGGCCGCTGGGGCGAGGACCGTTTCGAGGCCAAGAACCGCGTACGCCTGCAACTGGATGCCGCGGTGTCCGATGCCCTTTCCGGCAGCGTCTATTTCGAGATCGGCGGGGCCACCTGGGGCCGCGCCCGCAGCGGCGGGGCCCTGGGGGCTGACGGCCAGATCGTCAAGATCAAGCACAGCTATCTGGACTGGAACCTCCCCGGCACGGGGATCAAGGCACGCATGGGCCTGCAGCGCATCTTCCTGCCCGATTTCGTCACCGATGCCTCACAGGTCTTCGATGCCGACGTGGCCGGGATCAGCGTCGCCGCTCCGCTCACGGAACATCTGTCCCTGACGGCCTTCTGGGCGCGGGCCTTCAATGACAACTGGGCCGCCCCCGATGGCGGCCAAAGCGGCTGGCTGGACAATGCGGACTTCTTCGGCCTTTTGCTGCCGGTGACGTATGAAGATATACGCCTCACCCCCTGGGCGCTGCTGGGAACGATCGGCAAGAACGCGTTCCGCCACGGCAACGGACGGTTCTACAGCCGCAACAGCGAAGGGAGCTACGGCATCGGTCTGTCCCCGTCCGCCTATCGCTTCGATGGCCGCGAGAGTAGCCTGGCCCACGCCACGGCCTTCTGGGCGGGCCTCACCGGCGAGATCACGGCGGCCCGGCCGTTGCGTCTGGCCTGGAGCGCGGCCTGGGGCAGCGTCGCCACAGGGGATGCCGCCCTCGACCGTCACGGCTGGTATGCCTCGGCCCTGGCCGAATACGCGCTGGACTGGGGCACTCCCGGCATCTACGGCTGGTACAGCAGCGGCGATGACGGGGACCCCGCCAACGGTTCCGAGCGCATGCCCACCATCGAGGCCAACAACGAGGGCACCAACAGCGTGGCCGGCTTCGGCACCCTGGGCACCTGGACCCTGGGCCGGGACACCCTGCTGGGCTCCACACTGGTGGGCACCTGGGGCCTGGGCCTGCGCGTGTGCGATATCAGCTTTTTCGAAAACCTGAGCCACACGATCCATCTCAACTATTATCAGGGCACCAACAGCGCCGGCATGGCCCGCCACATCAAGGGGGCCGGCGGCCCTGACATCGTCCGCCCCAACGGGACGGACTTCAATACCGCCAATTACTACGGACTGTACCTGACCGACAGGGACCGGGCCATGGAAGTGGGCATCATGAGCACCTATACCCTCCACGAGAACCTGAAGTTGCTGGTGGAGGCCAATTACATCGCCCTGTGGCTGGACAACAGCCGGGATGTCTGGGGCGGCTACCACGCCGGAGGACGCCGCTACGCCGCCAACAGCACCGAGGATGCCTGGAACATGAACGTGAGCTTCATCTACAAATTCTAGCCTGCGGGCCTCAAGGCCTGTTTCCCGCAGCCGCCGTCCGTCCGGGCTTCCCGGATGCGGCGGCTGTTCTGTTCGAAAAAACAGATCTCCGCCACAGGCCACACGACCTTGCCTGAGCCAGCCCAATTCTCCGTGGACGCTCGCGCAAAGCATGTCTCAAATAAAAAAGCCCTCGCGGTCTCCCGCAAGGGCTGAAATCAGAACCACCCGCAAAGCGGGTGGTTTGCTCTGGCCCTGTAAGGGCCTGTTACCGGCTGCGCCTAAAGACGCTGGCTTTCACGCTGTTCAAGCCCAGTGCCCTTGCCGCCTTGGCTACCCCTTAAAGGGGTCTTGATATTCGCGTGATGTCAGCTTGTCTCTCATAATGTCGTGACGTTCCTGATCCTGGATATATTTTTTGATCGTTGCCTCATTAAGCCCCACCGTACTGACATAATATCCTTCGGCCCAAAATTTTCTGTTGCCAAACTTATATTTAAGGTTTGCGTGCTTATCGAATATCATCAACGAACTTTTCCCTTTCAGGTAGCCCATGAAATTTGCCACACTGATTTTAGGAGGAATGGACACCAGCATGTGGACATGATCCGGCATCAGATGCCCTTCCAGAATCTCAACCCCTTTATATTTGCAGAGGCATTGCAGAATTTCTTTTATACTTTCACGGAGCTGTGCGAAGATTATTTTTCTTCTATATTTTGGAGTAAAGACGATATGATACTTGCACAACCATTTCGTATGCGCTAGGCTATGAGCCTTGGTTCCCATAACAAAAACACCTTTCCGTTAATGTTGCGATGGGCTTGAACAACTTCATCGTAGCGGAAAGGTGTTTTTGTGTGTATAACGTATTGCCTCCACCCGCATAGCGGGTGGTTTTTTGTTTCGCGCCTGTCAGGCGCTCAACAGGCTAAAGCCCATAACGAAAAAGGCACCTGCATCACTGCAGGTGCCTTGATTCCTTGTTGGCGTCCCCAAGGGGATTTGAACCCCTGTCGACGGCGTGAAAGGCCGTTGCCCTCATATCCCTCTTTACCCGTTACACCATTTTTTGCACGATCTGCCAAAAAAGGGAGATCGTATGACCCTGAACGACGCTTTTGACCTCTATCAGCAGCTCGTCCTGTCGTCTTCTTCGAAAAGAGGAATAACAACAGAAACGGGGCGTTGGCAACACCATATTGCTCCTTTTTTGGGGAATATGCCGCTTGAGGGGGTTAAAAATGTTCAAATTATGCAATTAAGAAAGGTGCTTGAGGGAAAGTCCCTTAGCCCTCAATCTGTCTATCATTGCTTGTCCTTAGTGCGTCGTGTTCTGCGCCGAGCAGTGGAATGGGAATTATACGCTGGCCCTGTTCCTGTATTCAGAATGCCCAAATTTGATAATCGACGTCTGAGATTTCTTTCTGAGGCAGAAGCGGCTTATCTCCTTCAAAATCTTAGTTCAAGATCAGAATTATGGCACGACATAACAAAATTTGCTTTATATACAGGACTTAGAGCTGGAGAGATATATGGTCTAATGCCGTATCATGTAGATATGGCAATAAGAAGTGTTAAGATATATGATACAAAAAATACGCTCAGCCGTGTTATTCCTCTTAATGATATAGCTTTAAATATCGTAGAGAAATATTATCGATATTCAGTTCAATCATTACCACTTTTTAACCACAATGGAGAACTTCCCGCTGCCCATTACAAAGTTTTCAGATGCGCCATCAAGGCTTGCGGATTTAATCATGGGATTAAGGATAGGCGCGAGCGTGTTTGCTTTCATACACTACGGCACACTTTTGCATCATGGCTTGTGCAAAAGGGTTATCCATTAGCAATGGTTGGTACACTTCTTGGGCATAAAAACATCAAAATGACTATGCGGTATGCGCATCTTGCCCCTAGTCAAGCACATCTCGCCGTGTCCTCTTTGCCTAATTTGGAGTGATAATTTCTTAGTTATCCAAATAGGATACGCTAAACTTACCATACTTATTGTAAAATTATATTGACATTGGGCATCAATGCCGACATTCTCCCTATACTCTGTGACAAGTATGCGAAAGATTTTCGCCATGACACCGGTTTTGTTCCAACGTTTGAAGTGCTCGTGGACAGTGCTTTTTGAGCCATAACAAGTGGGAAGCATGGTCCATTGGCATCCACTACGACATTTATGAAAATCCCGGCAAGAACCGTTTGCTGTGTGATTGGTTTGTTTCCATCACGCCGTTTTGGCTTGAATGGAGCAAGGAAGGTTCGACATGTTCTCACAATTCATCAGGCACATCGCGAAAACCTGCATGTTTCGCGACGAGCTTACCCTTTTGGGGAAAATCAAAAACTATGCCGGAATCCTCCCAGCAGATTGCATTGCGTGGAGGCACTGCGATGCAATCTGCTGGGCAAACTCGCAAGGAAGAGCATTCCCAATGATATTACAAACCTTATCCATATATTGCGTGTCAAAAATATAATCTTCCGGGAATGTTTGCAGTGTGGCCGCTTCACGTACCGAAATAGTCCTGTTTTCGGTAGGATGCCCGTAGCGCCCACGACTTAAAGTGGTACAACCACCCGTTATGGTGGGGGAGACTTTGTCCCACTCCATTCTGCCGTAAACATTAGAGAAACCTCTATATTTTCCTTGATGGCAGGGAGGCCGAAGCGATTCAGGAATATTTTCCCAGCTTGTGCCGGGCGTAGCCGCCTGAAGTCGGGCAACATTTTGAGCGGATAAATCACGGACCACATGCCACTCACGTGAAGGGAGTTTGCCCAAAAGTTTTGCCTCGCTGAACGTGATAGGGGCAGGATAGTGTGAAATTGCCTCGCGCACCGTCTTCCACATAGGCAGGCCGTTGGCCCCAGTGCTAGAGTGAGTTGGCTTCGGCATGGAAATGCTGAACCCGCGTCCTGCAAGTAGCACTAGTCTTTTTCTGAATTGTGGAATACCATAATCAGCGACTTGTAAAACATTCAGAGTTATTTTGTAGCCCAAACCTTCTAATTGGCTGCACATCGGGTCAAGGAGATGCTTTCCGCGCAGAGCAAGGCCAGGAACATTTTCCATCATGACAGCTTTTGGAAGGGTTTCTTTAATGAGGCGCAGCATTTCATTGACTAAGGCATTTCGAGGATCATCGCGCTTGTATTTTGCTGTTAGGCTGGTGAATCCCTGACACGGAGGACATCCTGAAAGCAAGTCAATAGTTCCAGTTGGAGACTGAGCTAGTAAATCCTTTCCGGAAACATGACGAATATCTTGAATAAAAAGCTTTGTTCCTGGATGGTTAATTTGAAAAGTTGATGCAGCGGCAGGCTCTATTTCCACAGCAGCGGCAACGGTAAATCCTGCTTTTTTTAAGCCAACAGTCAAGCCACCTCCTCCACAAAAGAGGTCTACAGCGACTGGCTGATGTTTTTTATTTTGGGGGAAATTCATATTACATGCTCTTGAGTCGTTCTGCTTCATCAAGAAATGTTTGGTGTGTTTGTTTTGTTCGTAACAAGAATGAACTCCAATCAATAACGGTCAACAAATTCTCCTTTTTATAAGATTCATAAGCCTTTTTAGCGGAACCTTTTAACTTATCACCATCACACACTATAGTGATATGGTAGCTTGATGCAATGCTTAGAAAAAGTTCGTGCTTAGGATTTTTAAAAAAATCTTCAAGTTGGTCAAAATAATTCTGCACCCTTTCCCATTCTGTATCGTCAATGCAGTGTTTTGGCCGTTTAATTTCAATTAGCTGCAGAATTCCATCTTGGCTAAATAATACAAAGTCAGGGCGTTTTGCTGCTTCCGAGAAATCGGAGAGGTTTATTTCAGCACCTGTTTTCTCTTTGAAATACTTTTCAAACTCACGCTTTAATGTTGCCAATCCTTGATTTGCTGTAACAGGAACCCATTGAGGGTTTATCAACCATGGAGCTGATTCTATCAATTTTTGTAGCTCACTTTCAGGAGTTTCTTCCATATCTTTTAAGGCTTCAAGATTATCTATGATTTCAATTCGTTTTACAACTTGGTGTCCAAACGTTACAGTCTCAGCAAGTCTCGCTGTCTTCAAAATATCATTTATAACGCGCAATGGATTAATGTCAGTCTCAGCAGCTTCCCGAAGTTTTGCGTCAAGGTTTTGAATGGGGGCGAGAAGGATGCTTAATTGAACCATATCCTCAACAGCGTTGGGATCTTCAAACTCGTCGCCACGCATGGATTTCCCAAGCAATTTTGCCACATCGATTGCAGTATCGCGTAAGCTTTTTTGGTTTTTAGTTGGAAAAGCATCGTTAATTTTATTGACTACGTCCCCAGCCTCAAAAAATTTATTCATCATGCTTTGGCGCATGGGGTTTCGCGCAATCGAACCTACATACTGGACAATTTGTTGTCCCCAATTTTGGAACAGCATGCCAAGTTCCTGTGACCACAAGATATCTCTTCTGTCTGTCTGGATTAAATCTTCTGTTTCATCAAGCCAGTCGGCATGTAATTCACCCACAAGATAGCTACGGATAGAGTGCTCTCCTGTGAAACCAGCTTTTTTGCCAAACACCACTGTTTGAGCGGTAAATTTGCCTCGGCAATAAATACGAATTCCAGACATCAACTCATCTTTATAAGGAACCTTAGAATAGGCAACCCAACCTGTTACCGGATAAAACAATCCTTCATTGTAAAATCCAGGTAATATTTTATCATTGAAGCCTCCGTTAGGGTTGTATGTCCTATATTGTGTAGGATGTGTTGTGGCAATGGTTGGTCGCGGGCCTTCAAAACACACCTTTGAGTTGTCCATCACGTCAACGTTGAACTTGCCGACAGTGATGGATGAAGCGGGATCTCCAGGTGTTTTTGAGGTATCAATGAGTTCAATCCGCCAGTTTGATGTTTCAAGTCCAAAACGCTGCGCGAGCTGCCGTGAAAGTTCTTCAATGGAACCTATTTTCCTAAAGTCAAACTCTCGCAAAATTACTTTTGTATAGGTTTTATCGCTGAGTTTGCCGTCCATCTCACCTACTGTTGGATGGTAAATGTCTGACGTGTCGCTTATCATCACGTTTTTATCCATGATAATGTGAGCAGTCCGATATCCCGTAATGTTATTCTCAGTTATTTTTTCGCCGCCTGCGCTTAGAACTTCAACAAAACGACAAACTCCAAATGGAGCGAGCTTACCAACACCTTTGCGCCCCATAACAGCTCTTTTATATATCTTTGATTTGTCGCCGCGCTTAGGATCGGTGCGTCGTTCTTTTCCTACCACAAGATAAAAGTCTTGTAGTTCTTGAGGCGTCATACCGGAACCGTCATCCTCAACCTCAATTGTGACATCTTTGCTCTGGACGACCCCGTCATGGCGGACGGCAAGATATTGCCCCATAGGGGCCTTGATAACAACGGATTGGGCATCGGCATCATAGCTGTTTGAAATAAGCTCTGCGAGCACAGCGTATACCCGGTCGTAGAGTTTGACCCCGAGCTTATCGACCGTCATGCGGTTCATCTTCATAGAATACTGGATACTCATATGCTTCCCACCGGCAATTGTTGATGGTATTCTACGCGGTTAACTGAGCTTGTAGGATGCCGCTATTTTCCTCAAAATTCAAGTGCCAAACATAGATGACGAAAGTGTAAGTCAAGATTTTTTTACCGTATCCACGGCTTGTTTGGGGGAGGGCCCCTCGCGCGAGCAGAGGGATTTCCCTTCCTCACAAACCCCATCCTTGCCTCGGCGCGTTTTTTCAGCATTCAGCCATCTATCTCAAGGAAAGACCGAGAAAATCGCATGCGACGGATATACAGCCTGCCGCAATGAGCGAACGGACGATTTAGGCTTTTTCTACCATGTTCCCTAGTTGGCGGTATCCGCAGACAAAGGCATCTGAGAGCGATTCTGCAAGACCATTCTGTATGATTTGTCAGGTTGTACTTCGGCATAAGCTGTGGGATTGGTTTGATTCCACCACCATTTCTTTGTCGCTTGAATAGAGCAAGAAGAGGTCGACACGTTCCCACAATTCATCAGGCACATCGCGAAAGTCATCATTTTTGAGAAAGTCCAATTGGATTGTACAATAAAAAAATTCCAGAATAGCCATAATGGGCATTGTCAATCTTCTAAAAGCGTATTATTTGTTACTACATACATAAAGGAGTATCTACATGGCTCTTGAAGACAGAGATATTTTCACAGCGATTTTTGCAAAATATAGCGACCAACCCATTGAGTTCGTCATGGAGCAGTACGAAAAGGCGAAGCTGCTCAACATGGCAATCGAAAAGCGCCTTTGGGAACAGTCCAGAGTCGTAGCCTGTCCCGCCTCGGAAAGTCCGGCCCCAAAAGAGGAGAAGAAGCCTAATGAACCGCAGGATCGTGTTCCTGAAAAAAAATGCTATACGCAAAAAGACTTGAAGTGCGATCCTGCCGAAGCCATCACCGATACGAGCGTTACATGCTGCTTGTGCGGTAAGCAGTCACTGACGCTGACGGCCAGACACTTGGCTCACCACGGCATCACTGTGGAAGAGTACAAAAAGCTCTGTGGCTACTCCGAACCGCAGAAGCTCATGGCGCACAACCTCTTGGCCAAGCTGACGACCAACGCCCGGCGTGCCCAAGCAGCCCGCGCTGCCAAACGGGCAGAAGCTCAATCATAGCAGCGTCAAGCATTCAAATACGATAGCCCCGGAAGGATACGTCCTCCGGGGCTATTCGTATTTTATCGTATTCTACACTGATTTCATCTTATTTTTTTATTTGTTGCAAGAATCAGATAAAATATGATATGTTTAAGAGAAAACTAAGAAGGCAGGACAGGTAAAGTAACGTCACTTTTCAAGTGCCTACTTTACGTCCTGCCCCCTCATACGCCGGGGGAGGCTTGCTTATTCGCCTTCGGCTCAACGCTAAACGCAGGAGAACAATCATGGACGAACATCAGAGCAATGGACAGGAGATTATCGTGCAACCCACTGAAAACATTGTTGAGATCGACGGCGGAAACATGTTCACCACATCGCTGACCGTGGCGCAGGCGTTTGAGAAGGAGCATAAGGACGTGCTGCGGGCCATCTCCAACTTGGAGTGCTCTGAAGAATTTAACGAGCGCAATTTTGCGCCCGTTGAATACAAGGATGCCAAAGGCGAAATGCGGCCCGCCTACCGCATGACCCGTGACGGTTTTTCCTTCCTGGCAATGGGCTTTACGGGCAAGAAGGCGGCTGCCTGGAAAGAAAAATTCCTGGAGGCGTTCAATGCGATGGAGCAAACCCTGCTGGATCAGCAAAAAGACTCCATCATAGAGCAAGCCCAGGAACAGGAAATGCTGTCAAAAGAGGCGCAGCCTATCCCCTATTTTTTCCGGTCAAGAAAGCGGATCGGCAAAGGAGGGCGAGCGGCTCTGGAGGGTATCCTGCGTCTGGAAGCCTTGCTTCAGGGAGACAGCCTGGAACATACCGAACAGCGTCTTTGCGCCAGGATGCGCGTGAAGAGTGTGGGAGACCTTCAGG contains these protein-coding regions:
- the opp1C gene encoding nickel/cobalt ABC transporter permease codes for the protein MRCVRALLHDRAGLACLLFLGIVLLAALLAPWLTPWDPLAVDGSRKLAPCGPEHWLGTDRLGRDIFSRLLYGARATLGVSLLAMGATVSLGALLGMLAGLVRGRVESCLMRLCDVMLSFPGEVMVLAIVGMLGPGLENVVLACVVAKWPWYARMMRTITLRYADRDFVRFARVAGYGTGHIMRRHLLPCAAGEISVLATLDTGAVILMVSALSFLGLGVQPPTPEWGMMLGEAREVMVLYPWQMLPPGLAILLVVAACNYLGDSLRDALDPRHAMHKEPVL
- the opp1B gene encoding nickel/cobalt ABC transporter permease, translated to MDMKHCLLRRLLGLVPLLLGISFLSFVLIQLSPGDPAEVVIRVNDMTPTPELLAEVRTQLGLDRPFPERYLRWLADVLRGDLGMSYVNGRPVAGELARALPPTLMLAGTAAAIMLVCSLAVALVCVRHEGRVVDRLLRALLFLGTSVPAFWAGLLLIWLFSVHLDWLPTGGLEGPSSLVLPAVTLALPYLAAYARLLRNSMVQTAQEDFVLYARACGRSRGAILHMVLRNSLQASLTALGMSLPKLVAGSFVVECIFAWPGLGRLCVTAIFNRDLPVIQAYVLLMAVLFVAGNLCMDICAGLLDPRLRERGLR
- a CDS encoding ABC transporter ATP-binding protein; the protein is MSGSDIFLSVRDIWKTYAVPHGGGSRPVLRGLDFCLERGKMAGLVGESGSGKSTLARLLLGLERPDRGIVLLEGQPLRQWRARGGRLSVVFQDYVTSVDPGFTLAEAVDEGLGPGCRLSRRERRREVDRLLERVGLSPSLSGRLPHELSGGQVQRACIARALAARPSFLVLDEAVSSLDVPVQVQILELLRDIRSDTTCLFITHDLQAATLVCDSLLVLDQGRCAEHLPVSQLGSARSPRLRRMLETVVPFRSAWDESCDEAAGTGRATGATKG
- a CDS encoding ATP-binding cassette domain-containing protein, producing the protein MNHGHPVPLLELRHVSVTEGLSGRPLVQDVSFSLQRGHCLGIVGESGSGKSLLCRALLGLLPSGLVRSGQLHFDGRDLGRLDPAGWRELRGTGMAVILQQAMTAFDPLRPLGKQLEGALRDRGRMSAARAREAVCEALQRVDLPETVLGSYPHQLSGGMLQRCMIALTLALRPALVVADEPTTALDACHQQQVLRCLADMAREASLIFVSHDLGAVQQLADEVLVMQAGRCVEYGQAAQLFDAPGHACTRHLVRTRLALWRGFRQALGDR
- the nikA gene encoding nickel ABC transporter substrate-binding protein; its protein translation is MRMGKLLVCWLLLCGLSLLAGCREEEKGQAGAPREELVYASTKDIRDINPHLYGGEMAAQGMVFEPLVINTAEGVRPWLAESWEISPDGRVYTFHLRRGVTFSDGTPFDAEAVRLNMDAIIANRLRHAWLDMINEIERHEVVDSHTWRLVLKHPYYPTLIELGLLRPFRFISPSCFIDGQTRNGVRGLVGTGPWILKEHKENQYALFTANPSYWGEKPRLQAVRWKVMPDHQAILLALHKGDVDLVFGADGDMLNLDNFDAIRREGRYAAAISQPIASRAILLNAHQPFTRERDVRLALQYAVDREGIAATILNGSETVAPSLLASTVAYCDLPLEARGHDPEKAARLLDGAGWLMAADGWRYKDGRRASVRLYYNSQNAQERSIGEYMQADLKKIGVEMKIVGEEKQAFLDRQKSGDFELQYSLSWGTPYDPQSYISSWRIPAHGDYQAQLGLERKEWLDAAITRLMTETDEERRKALYAEILGYVHDEGVYIPLTYSRTKAVHMRELKGVSFGVSQYEIPFEKMYF